A DNA window from Sphingomonas profundi contains the following coding sequences:
- a CDS encoding DUF6975 family protein — protein sequence MASRPIERDDTDVAARLMALVRSDSSAGRGALTARPYLPGNETARNFADAAHYLCLIHGRAPGVVDLAAAQYVPPAARAWLETAVSGFGRERGYITRLAVAAGPQPSTPGHATSEATVLAQRHAAEVLARSERSGCALGAAMALVLDWRALREVLDIAAIRFGMEPPPLALPGVEETRALAATFATTPAAERAMLFGAEQIMRQHRALWDLLDARRQARLEQ from the coding sequence ATGGCTTCGCGGCCGATCGAGAGAGACGATACAGACGTGGCCGCCCGGCTGATGGCGCTCGTGCGGAGCGACAGCAGCGCCGGGCGCGGGGCGCTGACCGCCCGGCCCTATCTTCCGGGCAACGAGACGGCGCGCAACTTCGCCGACGCCGCCCATTATCTCTGCCTGATCCACGGCCGCGCGCCGGGCGTGGTCGATCTCGCCGCCGCGCAATATGTGCCGCCCGCCGCGCGCGCCTGGCTGGAAACCGCCGTGTCGGGCTTCGGGCGGGAACGCGGCTACATCACCCGCCTGGCCGTGGCCGCCGGGCCGCAGCCGAGCACGCCGGGCCACGCCACGTCGGAAGCCACCGTTCTCGCCCAGCGCCACGCCGCGGAGGTGCTCGCCCGATCGGAGCGCAGCGGCTGCGCGCTGGGTGCCGCAATGGCGCTGGTGCTCGACTGGCGGGCGCTGCGCGAGGTGCTGGACATCGCCGCCATCCGCTTCGGCATGGAGCCGCCGCCGCTGGCGCTGCCGGGCGTGGAGGAGACGCGCGCGCTCGCCGCCACCTTCGCCACCACGCCGGCGGCCGAGCGGGCGATGCTGTTCGGCGCGGAGCAGATCATGCGCCAGCACCGCGCGCTGTGGGATCTGCTCGACGCCCGCCGCCAGGCCCGCCTCGAACAATAG
- a CDS encoding AAA family ATPase, which translates to MRFEGTRDYVATDDLKVAVNAAVTLRRPLLVKGEPGTGKTVLAHEVAKAANAPLIQWHVKSTTKAHQGLYEYDAVARLRDGQLGDPRVHDIANYIRRGKLWEAFTSPVLPVLLIDEIDKADIEFPNDLLQELDRMAFDVYETGETVAAQERPIVVITSNNEKELPDAFLRRCFFHYIKFPDRETMQAIVDVHFPGIQKTLVARAMDIFYEVRDVPGLKKKPSTSELLDWLKLLLAEDMPLEVLQSRDARKAIPPLHGALLKNEQDVMLFERLAFMSRRQGG; encoded by the coding sequence GTGCGCTTCGAAGGCACGCGGGACTATGTCGCGACGGACGATCTGAAGGTGGCGGTGAACGCCGCCGTCACCCTGCGCCGCCCGCTGCTGGTGAAGGGGGAGCCCGGCACCGGCAAGACGGTGCTGGCGCACGAGGTGGCGAAGGCGGCGAACGCGCCGCTGATCCAGTGGCACGTGAAATCCACCACCAAGGCGCATCAGGGCCTCTACGAATATGATGCCGTCGCCCGCCTGCGCGACGGGCAGCTCGGCGATCCGCGCGTGCACGATATCGCCAACTACATTCGCCGCGGCAAATTGTGGGAGGCGTTCACCAGCCCCGTTTTGCCCGTGCTGCTGATCGACGAGATCGACAAGGCCGACATCGAGTTCCCGAACGATCTGCTCCAGGAGCTCGATCGCATGGCCTTCGACGTCTACGAGACGGGCGAGACGGTGGCCGCGCAGGAGCGGCCGATCGTCGTCATCACCTCGAACAACGAGAAGGAACTGCCGGACGCCTTCCTGCGCCGCTGCTTCTTCCACTACATCAAGTTCCCCGATCGCGAGACGATGCAGGCGATCGTCGACGTGCATTTTCCCGGCATCCAGAAGACGCTCGTCGCCCGCGCGATGGACATCTTCTACGAGGTGCGCGACGTGCCCGGCCTGAAGAAGAAGCCCTCGACCAGCGAACTGCTCGACTGGCTTAAGCTGCTGCTGGCGGAGGACATGCCGCTGGAGGTGCTGCAGTCCAGGGATGCGCGCAAGGCGATCCCGCCGCTTCACGGGGCGCTGCTGAAGAACGAGCAGGACGTGATGCTGTTCGAGCGGCTGGCCTTCATGTCGCGCCGCCAGGGCGGCTGA